In one window of Macadamia integrifolia cultivar HAES 741 chromosome 2, SCU_Mint_v3, whole genome shotgun sequence DNA:
- the LOC122071994 gene encoding serine hydroxymethyltransferase 3, chloroplastic-like gives MASITLNKNSVPGDKSALVPGGIRIGTPAMTTRGFGEEEFVATADFIHEGIQITREAKQSVAGKKLQDFFKFIEPPEFPLKNRVMDLRSRVEALTSQFPMPGL, from the exons ATGGCCTCTATCACTCTCAACAAAAATTCTGTTCCCG GTGACAAGAGTGCACTAGTGCCAGGCGGCATTCGCATTGGCACACCAGCAATGACTACTAGAGGATTTGGGGAGGAGGAGTTCGTAGCAACTGCAGACTTCATTCACGAGGGTATTCAGATCACTCGGGAGGCAAAACAATCTGTTGCAGGGAAAAAGCTCCAAGATTTCTTTAAGTTTATCGAACCTCCAGAGTTCCCTTTGAAGAACCGTGTCATGGATCTTCGAAGCAGAGTTGAAGCTCTGACCAGCCAGTTCCCTATGCCTGGATTATAG